A region of Mesorhizobium sp. AR02 DNA encodes the following proteins:
- a CDS encoding trimethylamine methyltransferase family protein, which produces MVDDAARDSRRERRRGRTGEAGSESSRRPNYRSLKNPFLPQPIFSDDQVAAIHDTALRVLEELGIKVLLPKARELFASAGALVDPDTDMVRIGRDMVVAALASAPKSIQAQAGDRSRDLTLELGSMTFLAGCGAPNVTDLERGRRPGTLADFEDLLRLVQHFDVLHMLGPCIEPQDVDNRFRHYAVNRAQLTLSDKFPFVFARGTPQVEDGFEMIRLARGLSPDEFLANAHCYTVINTNSPRQLDIPMAQGIIDFARAGQVSVITPFCLAGAMAPITVAGALALQHAEALAGLTLAQIVRPGAPVVYGSFSSNVDMKSGAPAFGTPEHVKATLGAGQLARFTGLPWRSGGGSAANISDAQAAHETQFALWGSVLAGATMCIHAAGWLEGGLSVSFEKMITDIEALQTVAELCAATPGDDDSIGFDAIAEVQPGGHFFSAGHTMTRYRTAFYEPLVADWSNFGNWTQSGSKTASERATGIWRRAVADFEPPASAAATAGVLDGFIAQRTAEGGAAPVS; this is translated from the coding sequence ATGGTCGATGACGCGGCACGAGACAGCAGGCGCGAACGCCGGCGCGGACGCACAGGCGAGGCCGGCAGCGAAAGCAGCCGCCGGCCCAACTACCGGTCGCTGAAGAACCCGTTCCTGCCGCAGCCGATCTTTTCCGACGACCAGGTGGCGGCGATCCACGACACGGCGCTGCGCGTACTGGAGGAACTCGGCATCAAGGTTCTGCTGCCGAAGGCACGCGAGCTTTTCGCCAGCGCCGGCGCGCTGGTCGACCCGGATACCGACATGGTGCGCATTGGCCGCGACATGGTGGTGGCGGCGTTGGCCTCGGCGCCGAAGTCGATCCAAGCGCAAGCCGGCGACCGCTCGCGCGACCTGACGCTGGAACTCGGATCGATGACCTTTCTGGCTGGATGCGGCGCGCCGAACGTCACCGATCTCGAACGCGGCCGGCGGCCGGGCACGCTGGCCGATTTCGAGGATCTGCTGCGGCTGGTGCAGCATTTCGACGTGCTGCATATGCTTGGCCCCTGCATCGAGCCACAGGATGTCGACAACCGCTTTCGCCACTATGCCGTCAACCGCGCACAACTGACGCTGTCAGACAAGTTTCCCTTCGTCTTCGCGCGCGGCACGCCGCAGGTCGAGGACGGTTTCGAGATGATCCGGCTGGCGCGCGGCCTGTCGCCAGACGAATTCCTGGCGAACGCGCATTGCTACACCGTGATCAACACCAACTCGCCGCGCCAGCTCGACATTCCGATGGCGCAAGGCATCATCGATTTCGCCAGGGCAGGCCAGGTCTCCGTCATCACGCCGTTCTGCCTGGCGGGCGCGATGGCGCCGATCACGGTAGCCGGCGCGCTGGCGTTGCAGCATGCCGAAGCGCTGGCGGGCCTGACGCTGGCGCAGATCGTGCGCCCCGGCGCGCCGGTCGTCTATGGCTCGTTCTCCTCCAATGTCGACATGAAATCCGGCGCGCCGGCCTTCGGCACGCCGGAGCATGTCAAGGCGACATTGGGCGCGGGCCAGCTGGCGCGCTTCACCGGACTGCCCTGGCGGTCCGGCGGCGGCAGCGCGGCCAACATCTCGGATGCGCAGGCGGCACACGAAACGCAGTTCGCGCTGTGGGGTTCGGTGCTGGCCGGAGCAACCATGTGCATCCACGCCGCCGGCTGGCTGGAAGGCGGCTTGAGCGTCTCCTTCGAGAAGATGATCACCGACATCGAGGCGCTGCAGACGGTCGCGGAACTCTGCGCCGCGACGCCCGGTGATGACGATTCGATCGGCTTCGATGCGATCGCCGAAGTGCAGCCGGGCGGCCATTTCTTCTCGGCCGGCCACACCATGACGCGCTATCGCACCGCCTTCTACGAACCGCTGGTGGCCGACTGGTCGAATTTCGGCAACTGGACGCAAAGCGGATCGAAGACCGCGAGCGAGCGCGCCACCGGCATCTGGCGGCGCGCGGTTGCCGACTTCGAGCCGCCCGCTTCGGCTGCCGCGACCGCCGGTGTCCTCGACGGGTTCATCGCGCAGCGCACCGCGGAGGGCGGAGCGGCACCGGTGTCGTGA
- a CDS encoding AAA-associated domain-containing protein — MNQAVITKSLPLVEVHGVCQTYDKGSAGKLVVLDQVGLTLVSGEIVGLLGRSGSGKSTLLRSIAGLIRPSEGAIAFEGKLVSGTPDGIAMVFQSFALFPWLTVLQNVELGLEAQGVSPAERRKRALSAIDLIGLDGFENAYPKELSGGMRQRVGLARALVVHPKVLLMDEPFSALDVLTAETLRTDLLDLWSEGRMPIESILMVTHNIEEAVLMCDRVLIFSSNPGRVVAELRIDLPQPRNRLDPAFRALVEDIYARMTARKEPGTPARDGVFPGSGIAMVLPRVSTNLLAGLIEAVAAPPYNGHADLPPLAASLQLEIDDLFPIAETLQLLRFAEFAEGDIQLTPAGKRFAESEVDARKQLFAQQLATYVPLAGHIRRVLDERAGHKAPARRFRDELEDHMSEDYADQTVRAVISWARYAEYFAYDEESDLFTLDNPT; from the coding sequence ATGAACCAAGCTGTCATCACCAAGTCCCTTCCGCTCGTCGAAGTCCACGGCGTCTGCCAGACCTATGACAAAGGAAGCGCGGGCAAGCTCGTCGTCCTCGACCAGGTCGGGCTGACGCTCGTCTCCGGCGAGATCGTCGGCCTGCTCGGCCGCTCCGGATCCGGCAAGTCCACCTTGCTGCGCTCCATCGCCGGCCTGATCCGGCCTAGCGAAGGCGCCATCGCCTTCGAAGGCAAGCTCGTCTCCGGCACGCCGGACGGCATCGCCATGGTCTTCCAGAGCTTTGCGCTGTTTCCCTGGCTGACCGTGCTGCAGAATGTCGAACTCGGGCTCGAGGCACAGGGCGTCTCGCCGGCCGAGCGCCGCAAGCGCGCTTTGTCGGCCATCGACCTGATCGGTCTCGACGGTTTCGAGAACGCCTATCCGAAGGAACTTTCGGGCGGCATGCGCCAGCGCGTCGGGCTCGCCCGCGCCCTGGTGGTGCATCCAAAAGTGCTGTTGATGGATGAGCCATTCTCGGCGCTTGACGTGCTGACGGCCGAGACGCTGCGCACCGACTTGCTCGACCTCTGGTCGGAAGGCCGCATGCCGATCGAGTCGATCCTGATGGTGACGCACAACATCGAGGAGGCCGTGCTGATGTGCGACCGCGTGCTGATCTTCTCGTCCAATCCGGGCCGCGTCGTCGCCGAGCTCAGGATCGATCTGCCGCAGCCGCGCAACCGGCTGGACCCGGCCTTCCGCGCGCTGGTCGAGGACATCTATGCCCGCATGACCGCCAGGAAGGAGCCGGGCACCCCTGCCCGCGACGGCGTCTTCCCGGGTTCGGGCATCGCCATGGTGCTGCCGCGTGTCTCGACCAACCTGCTTGCCGGCCTGATCGAGGCGGTCGCCGCCCCGCCCTACAACGGCCATGCCGACCTGCCGCCGCTGGCCGCCAGCCTGCAGCTCGAAATCGACGATCTGTTCCCGATCGCCGAAACGCTGCAGCTGCTGCGCTTTGCCGAGTTCGCCGAGGGCGACATCCAGCTGACGCCTGCGGGAAAACGCTTCGCCGAAAGCGAGGTCGACGCGCGCAAGCAATTGTTCGCGCAGCAGCTTGCGACCTATGTGCCGCTGGCTGGCCATATCCGCCGCGTGCTCGACGAACGCGCCGGCCATAAGGCGCCGGCCCGCCGCTTCCGCGACGAGCTGGAGGACCACATGTCCGAGGACTATGCCGACCAGACGGTGCGGGCCGTCATCAGTTGGGCCCGCTACGCCGAGTACTTTGCCTATGACGAGGAGAGCGATCTGTTCACGCTCGACAACCCGACGTGA
- a CDS encoding ABC transporter permease: protein MIFLPHNRNSLGEAAALARGRIAPNIYDTIAFAMLVALLVLLAHGAAGMRAPTTLLTTSPVTLDLANLPDYALRTTLRMFAAIIVSLIFTFTVATLAAKSRRAEMVIIPALDILQSVPVLGFLTFTVTFFMGLFPGSQLGAECAAIFAIFTSQAWNMAFSFYQSLRTVPGDLDEVSRGFGLSAWQRFWRLEAPFAAPGLVWNTMMSMSGGWFFVVASEAITVGNTTVQLPGIGSWLALAIDKQDFRAVAWAVLAMGVLIMLYDQLLFRPIVAWADKFRLEQTAGQEKPRSWVYDMLRRARLLQTVGLPLAWLWQRAMLLRLGKRTLPSASTAGSRRLSRALDIVWLGLVLLVALWGVVETVLYLRQTLGWNDVVEAFSGGLLTLLRVIVLIAVASVIWVPIGVWIGLRPAVAERVQPLAQFLAAFPANVLFPFAVIAIVATGANPSIWLSPLMVLGTQWYILFNVIAGASAFPSDLKEAAGVFKIRSWSWWKNVMLPGIFPYYITGALTASGGSWNASIVAELASWGNTRLEAFGLGSYIAKATEAGDFPRVILGIAVMSLFVTLFNRTLWRPLYVFAERRMRLD from the coding sequence ATGATCTTCCTGCCCCACAACCGCAATTCGCTCGGCGAAGCCGCGGCCCTCGCGCGCGGACGCATCGCCCCCAACATCTACGACACCATCGCCTTTGCCATGCTGGTGGCCTTGCTGGTGCTTCTGGCGCATGGCGCCGCCGGCATGCGTGCGCCGACGACGCTTCTCACCACCTCGCCGGTCACGCTCGACCTCGCCAACCTGCCGGACTATGCGCTGCGCACCACGCTGCGCATGTTCGCGGCCATCATCGTGTCGCTGATCTTCACCTTCACCGTGGCGACGCTGGCCGCCAAGAGCCGGCGCGCCGAAATGGTGATCATTCCCGCGCTCGACATCCTGCAGTCGGTGCCGGTGCTGGGTTTCCTGACCTTCACCGTGACCTTTTTCATGGGCCTGTTTCCCGGCAGCCAGCTCGGCGCCGAATGCGCCGCGATCTTCGCCATCTTCACCAGCCAGGCCTGGAACATGGCGTTCTCGTTCTACCAGTCGCTGCGTACGGTTCCGGGTGATCTCGACGAGGTCAGCCGTGGCTTCGGCCTGTCGGCCTGGCAAAGGTTCTGGCGGCTGGAGGCGCCATTCGCGGCCCCCGGCCTGGTCTGGAACACCATGATGTCGATGTCCGGCGGCTGGTTCTTCGTCGTCGCCTCCGAGGCCATCACCGTCGGCAACACCACCGTGCAACTGCCCGGCATCGGCTCGTGGCTGGCGCTGGCCATCGACAAGCAGGATTTCAGGGCCGTCGCCTGGGCGGTGCTAGCGATGGGCGTGCTCATCATGCTCTATGACCAGCTGCTGTTCCGGCCCATCGTTGCCTGGGCCGACAAGTTCCGCTTGGAACAGACCGCCGGCCAGGAAAAGCCCCGCTCCTGGGTCTACGACATGCTGCGCCGGGCCCGGCTCCTCCAGACCGTCGGGCTGCCGCTCGCCTGGCTCTGGCAGCGCGCCATGCTGCTTCGCCTGGGCAAGCGGACCCTGCCGTCGGCGTCGACCGCCGGGTCGCGCCGGCTGTCGCGGGCGCTGGACATCGTCTGGCTGGGCCTGGTGCTGCTTGTCGCGCTGTGGGGTGTCGTCGAGACGGTGCTGTATCTCAGGCAGACGCTTGGCTGGAATGATGTGGTTGAAGCCTTCAGTGGTGGCCTTCTCACCTTGCTGCGCGTGATCGTGCTGATCGCGGTCGCCAGCGTGATCTGGGTGCCGATCGGCGTCTGGATCGGGTTGCGGCCGGCGGTCGCCGAACGGGTTCAGCCACTGGCGCAGTTTCTCGCCGCCTTCCCTGCCAACGTGCTGTTTCCGTTCGCCGTGATCGCCATCGTCGCCACCGGCGCCAACCCCAGCATCTGGCTGTCGCCGCTGATGGTGCTGGGCACGCAATGGTACATCCTGTTCAACGTCATCGCCGGCGCCAGCGCCTTCCCGTCCGACCTCAAGGAGGCGGCTGGGGTTTTCAAGATACGGTCCTGGTCGTGGTGGAAGAACGTCATGCTGCCGGGGATTTTTCCCTATTACATCACCGGCGCGCTGACCGCTTCCGGCGGCTCGTGGAACGCCTCCATCGTCGCCGAACTGGCAAGCTGGGGCAACACCAGGCTCGAGGCCTTCGGCCTCGGCTCCTACATCGCCAAAGCGACCGAAGCCGGCGATTTCCCGCGTGTCATTCTCGGCATCGCCGTGATGTCGCTCTTCGTCACCCTCTTCAACCGCACCCTCTGGCGCCCGCTCTATGTTTTTGCCGAACGCCGCATGCGGCTCGACTGA
- a CDS encoding response regulator transcription factor, which yields MNEPRQIVFVIDDDPAMREALDSLLRSVGLDIRCFGSVAEFLGAPRPDIPSCLVLDVRLPGKSGMDFHKELAHSDAPLPVIIMTGHGDIAMSVQAMKTGAVDFLPKPFREQDLLDAIAAALDKDRQRRTQSAEIGTLRERLATLSEGERSVVALVVQGRLNKQVAGDLGVSEITVKVRRARAMRKMQAGSLAELIKMAGKLGI from the coding sequence ATGAACGAGCCACGACAGATCGTTTTCGTCATCGACGACGACCCCGCCATGCGCGAAGCGCTCGACAGCCTGCTGCGCTCCGTGGGGCTGGATATCAGGTGCTTCGGTTCGGTTGCCGAATTCCTTGGCGCGCCGAGGCCCGATATCCCCTCCTGCCTGGTGCTGGATGTGCGCCTGCCGGGCAAAAGCGGCATGGATTTCCACAAGGAGCTCGCTCATTCCGATGCGCCGCTGCCGGTCATCATCATGACCGGCCATGGCGACATCGCCATGTCGGTGCAGGCGATGAAGACCGGCGCCGTCGATTTCCTGCCAAAACCGTTCCGCGAACAGGACCTGCTCGATGCCATCGCCGCCGCGCTGGACAAGGACCGGCAGCGGCGGACGCAATCGGCTGAGATCGGCACCTTGCGCGAACGCCTGGCGACGCTGAGCGAAGGCGAACGCAGCGTCGTGGCGCTGGTGGTGCAGGGACGGCTCAACAAGCAGGTCGCCGGCGACCTCGGCGTCAGCGAGATAACCGTCAAGGTTCGCCGGGCGCGGGCCATGCGCAAGATGCAGGCCGGGTCGCTGGCCGAGCTGATAAAAATGGCCGGAAAGCTCGGAATCTGA
- a CDS encoding sensor histidine kinase, which produces MSGRSSLPLLGRRPLLPALLVLLAAAIFLADTITNLEIAVAVFYVAIVLIAVRYLDRRGVAMVAAACMALTVLSFFLTRAGSVPAGVANCAISLVAIGITTYLALRTAAAEASAREAQAQLAHITRVTMLGELTASIAHELNQPLAAIVLNGNAAQRWLAGGNPDEAGKAAGRIVRDAERASELIMRLRGLTRKAAGKTVWLDANQTVAETLPLVQNEAGRNHAALRAELASDLPRIQVDPVQIQQVILNLILNALEAVKDESVRDVTVQTSLGKPGEVVIAVRDSGRGLDGVQLDHLFDAFYTTKPEGLGMGLAISRSIVESHGGRIWAEAAVPRGAAFFFSLPAGRTGSRGPDR; this is translated from the coding sequence ATGTCTGGAAGATCATCCTTGCCGCTCCTCGGGCGCCGGCCGCTGCTGCCGGCCCTGCTTGTGCTGCTGGCGGCGGCGATCTTCCTTGCCGACACGATCACCAATCTGGAGATCGCGGTCGCGGTCTTCTATGTCGCCATTGTCCTGATCGCGGTCCGCTATCTCGACCGTCGCGGCGTGGCCATGGTGGCGGCGGCCTGCATGGCGCTCACCGTGCTGAGTTTTTTCCTCACGCGGGCCGGTTCCGTGCCGGCGGGCGTGGCCAACTGTGCCATCAGCCTGGTGGCAATCGGCATCACCACCTATCTGGCGCTGCGCACCGCCGCCGCCGAAGCGTCCGCGCGCGAGGCGCAGGCGCAGCTCGCCCACATCACGCGGGTGACCATGCTGGGCGAATTGACGGCCTCGATCGCCCACGAGCTCAACCAGCCGCTGGCGGCGATCGTGCTCAACGGCAATGCCGCCCAGCGCTGGCTGGCGGGCGGCAATCCGGATGAGGCCGGCAAGGCCGCCGGGCGCATCGTCAGGGATGCCGAACGCGCCAGCGAACTGATCATGCGCCTGCGCGGCCTCACCAGGAAAGCCGCCGGCAAGACGGTCTGGCTCGACGCCAACCAGACGGTCGCGGAGACGTTGCCACTGGTTCAGAACGAGGCCGGCCGGAACCACGCCGCCTTGCGGGCCGAACTGGCCAGCGACCTTCCCCGGATCCAGGTCGACCCGGTGCAGATCCAGCAGGTCATTCTCAACCTGATCCTCAATGCCCTAGAAGCGGTGAAGGATGAGAGCGTGCGTGACGTGACGGTGCAGACCAGCCTCGGCAAACCGGGTGAGGTGGTGATTGCCGTCCGCGATTCCGGCCGTGGCCTGGACGGCGTGCAACTGGACCACCTTTTCGATGCCTTCTACACCACCAAGCCCGAGGGCCTGGGCATGGGGCTTGCCATCAGCCGCTCGATCGTCGAGAGCCATGGCGGACGCATCTGGGCGGAAGCGGCGGTGCCGCGCGGCGCCGCCTTCTTCTTTTCGCTGCCGGCCGGCAGAACAGGGTCGCGCGGACCAGACCGGTGA
- a CDS encoding DUF4239 domain-containing protein, which translates to MREALIAVMIFLCLVAAPLVSMAIWPRLPARHRDDDTNNVVRLAANLFGLMTSLVLGLMINSAKNTFESIDHNVHAYATELILLDRTLRQYGPEADAVRQPLVAYVQRVAAGSMKTSETPVVSNQLSEHLLMEIGTRLNALTPPDAALGSLLQDARQRLQKVLEMRWVLIEQSEGAIPGPLIAMLVAWLGLIFASFGFRAPRNAITLATFVVSAALIAGALYLILDMDVPFSGPIQISPVPLQRALAELQR; encoded by the coding sequence ATGCGCGAAGCCTTGATCGCAGTGATGATTTTCCTGTGCCTGGTGGCCGCGCCGCTGGTCAGCATGGCGATCTGGCCCAGACTGCCGGCCAGACATCGCGACGACGATACCAACAATGTGGTGCGGCTCGCCGCCAATCTGTTCGGACTCATGACCTCGCTGGTGCTCGGCCTGATGATCAATTCGGCCAAGAACACCTTCGAATCGATCGATCACAATGTGCACGCCTATGCGACGGAGCTGATCCTTCTCGACAGGACATTGCGCCAGTATGGCCCTGAAGCCGACGCGGTGCGGCAGCCGCTGGTCGCCTATGTGCAACGGGTGGCCGCCGGCTCGATGAAAACCAGCGAAACGCCTGTCGTGTCCAACCAGCTGTCCGAACATCTTTTGATGGAGATCGGCACAAGGCTGAATGCGCTGACGCCGCCCGATGCGGCGCTTGGCTCGCTGTTGCAGGATGCCCGCCAGCGCCTGCAGAAAGTGCTGGAAATGCGCTGGGTGCTGATCGAACAGTCGGAAGGCGCCATCCCCGGGCCGCTGATCGCCATGCTGGTTGCGTGGCTGGGGCTGATCTTCGCCAGTTTCGGGTTCAGGGCGCCGAGGAATGCGATCACGCTCGCAACCTTCGTGGTTTCCGCCGCGCTGATTGCCGGGGCGCTCTATCTGATCCTGGACATGGATGTGCCGTTCTCCGGCCCGATCCAGATTTCGCCGGTGCCGCTGCAGCGGGCGCTGGCGGAATTGCAGCGATGA
- a CDS encoding LacI family DNA-binding transcriptional regulator — translation MASSIHDLARHLNISIGTVSRALNGRADVNADTRQRVLDAAKQLNYSPNQSGRSLRQGATHSIAFMLQPHPGDQQYGEPFFIPFLIGLQGRLAESGLDLTVVMGAPGDYQQERLRRVVETRRADAVVLAWTRREDERIDYLLEAGFPFATLGRSRSGGKAYSSLDLDFEKAGSDAVDRLVARGHRRIAAIRPSLNLNFGYLFLDGYRKALRRHGIEVDQALIADGFINEAGGYQVTPRVMLAKDRPTAIIFNNDAMALGGCKALAEMGIRPGHDIAVTVIVDTPLCRYFSPALTAFRPALEPMGRRLAEMLLASLPAFAGPEGPRIIREVWPLELIARDSD, via the coding sequence TTGGCGTCCAGCATCCACGACCTAGCGCGGCATCTGAACATTTCGATCGGCACCGTGTCGCGGGCGCTGAACGGCCGCGCCGACGTCAATGCCGATACGCGCCAGCGCGTGCTCGACGCGGCCAAGCAGCTGAATTATTCACCCAACCAATCCGGCCGCAGCCTTCGGCAAGGCGCAACCCATTCGATCGCCTTCATGCTGCAGCCACATCCGGGTGACCAGCAATATGGCGAGCCGTTCTTCATCCCGTTCCTGATCGGGCTGCAGGGCCGGCTTGCCGAAAGCGGCCTCGACCTGACCGTGGTGATGGGCGCGCCGGGCGACTACCAGCAGGAGCGCCTGCGCCGTGTCGTCGAGACCCGCCGGGCCGATGCGGTGGTGCTGGCCTGGACGCGGCGCGAGGACGAACGCATCGACTACCTGCTCGAGGCTGGTTTCCCCTTCGCCACGCTCGGCCGCAGCCGATCCGGCGGCAAGGCGTACTCCTCGCTCGACCTCGATTTCGAAAAGGCCGGCAGCGACGCGGTCGACCGGCTGGTGGCGCGCGGCCATCGCCGCATCGCCGCCATCCGCCCTTCCCTCAATCTCAATTTCGGCTACCTGTTCCTCGACGGCTACCGCAAAGCCCTGAGGCGGCACGGCATCGAGGTCGATCAGGCGCTGATCGCCGACGGCTTCATCAACGAGGCCGGCGGCTACCAGGTGACGCCGCGCGTGATGCTGGCCAAGGACCGGCCGACCGCCATCATCTTCAACAATGACGCCATGGCGCTCGGCGGCTGCAAGGCGCTGGCCGAGATGGGCATCCGGCCCGGCCACGATATCGCCGTGACCGTCATCGTCGACACGCCGCTCTGCCGCTATTTTTCCCCGGCGCTGACCGCCTTCCGCCCGGCGCTGGAGCCGATGGGCCGGCGGCTAGCCGAAATGCTGCTGGCCTCGCTACCGGCCTTCGCCGGACCCGAAGGCCCGCGCATCATCCGCGAAGTCTGGCCTCTGGAGCTGATCGCGCGCGACAGCGATTGA
- a CDS encoding Gfo/Idh/MocA family protein → MMNVVLVGCGAMSRQWLDAARQIDGLAIVGLVDLDAERAKARAREYDLTSAVIGTSLDAVLDQTRPDAVFDVVVPAARREVAFSAFAHNCHLLTEKPLADSPENARAIIEAARRAGRIHAVVQNRRYVANVRRIRRFLDSGAIGAATSIHADFFVAPHFGGFREEMAHVLLLDMAIHTFDAARYMAGGEPVSVYCQEWEPANSWYRQGSSASAVFDLGGGKVFTYAGSWCADGFRTSWEGSWRIVAERGSLIWDGNDGLKAEVVAPGRDGLIDKTQPIDVPPLDPADCIGGHLGIIRDFMHAIETGTEPETRGADNIKSLAMVFGAIESAETGRRVAIAREGL, encoded by the coding sequence ATGATGAATGTCGTCCTCGTCGGCTGTGGTGCGATGAGCAGGCAGTGGCTCGATGCCGCGAGGCAGATCGACGGGCTCGCCATTGTCGGCCTTGTCGACCTAGACGCCGAGCGGGCGAAGGCGAGGGCGCGCGAATATGACCTCACCAGCGCCGTCATCGGCACCAGCCTCGACGCCGTGCTCGACCAGACCAGGCCCGACGCGGTGTTCGACGTCGTGGTTCCCGCCGCCCGCCGCGAGGTCGCGTTTTCGGCCTTTGCCCACAATTGCCATCTCTTGACCGAAAAGCCGCTGGCCGACAGTCCTGAGAATGCCCGTGCCATCATCGAGGCAGCCCGCCGCGCCGGGCGTATCCATGCCGTGGTGCAGAACCGGCGCTATGTCGCCAATGTCAGGCGCATCCGGCGGTTTCTCGACTCCGGCGCCATTGGCGCGGCGACCTCGATCCATGCCGACTTCTTCGTAGCGCCGCATTTCGGAGGCTTTCGCGAAGAGATGGCGCATGTGCTGCTGCTCGACATGGCGATCCACACTTTTGATGCCGCCCGCTACATGGCCGGCGGCGAGCCGGTAAGCGTCTATTGCCAGGAATGGGAACCGGCCAATTCCTGGTACCGGCAGGGTTCTTCTGCCAGCGCCGTCTTCGATCTCGGCGGCGGCAAGGTCTTTACCTATGCCGGCTCCTGGTGCGCCGACGGTTTTCGCACCAGCTGGGAAGGCAGCTGGCGCATCGTCGCCGAGCGCGGCAGCCTCATTTGGGACGGCAATGACGGCCTGAAGGCGGAAGTGGTGGCGCCGGGCCGCGATGGCCTGATCGACAAGACCCAGCCGATCGACGTGCCGCCGCTCGATCCCGCCGACTGCATCGGCGGTCATCTCGGCATCATCAGGGATTTCATGCACGCCATCGAAACCGGCACCGAGCCGGAGACGCGCGGCGCCGACAACATCAAAAGCCTGGCCATGGTTTTTGGCGCCATCGAAAGCGCCGAGACCGGACGCCGTGTGGCGATTGCAAGGGAAGGACTGTGA
- a CDS encoding sugar phosphate isomerase/epimerase family protein: MPNPLLGIRIGTMVRANLDDPAAYIRQILPLGFESIQPFFWQTLGGKDLPRLAGQIREAIDDADVSVSSIGVFGNPLESGEVDRGVLAAWETVIDNAHLFGTSMVSGFTGRLRGKKLTDSLPRFREVWGALAKRAADKGVRIAFENCAMDGNWAGGDWNIAHNPDAWELMFNELPDDNLGLEWEPCHQLVYLIDPMPQIRKWAPRIFHVHGKDATVRWDVIREHGVFGRLPFVQMRTPGFGDSDWTRVISELRLAGYRGAIDIEGWHDPVYRGDLEITGQARALEYLKQCRGGASYLPNPT; this comes from the coding sequence ATGCCAAACCCGCTTCTCGGCATAAGGATCGGCACCATGGTGCGGGCCAATCTCGACGACCCGGCAGCCTATATCAGGCAGATCCTGCCGCTCGGTTTCGAGAGCATCCAGCCCTTTTTCTGGCAGACGCTGGGCGGCAAGGACCTTCCACGCCTTGCCGGCCAGATTCGCGAGGCGATCGACGATGCCGATGTCAGCGTGTCTTCGATCGGTGTGTTCGGCAATCCGCTGGAGAGCGGCGAGGTCGATCGGGGTGTGCTCGCGGCCTGGGAAACGGTCATAGACAACGCGCATCTGTTCGGCACTTCGATGGTCAGTGGCTTCACTGGGCGCCTGCGCGGCAAGAAGCTGACCGACAGCCTGCCACGCTTTCGCGAAGTGTGGGGAGCGCTGGCCAAACGCGCCGCCGACAAGGGCGTGCGCATCGCCTTCGAGAATTGCGCCATGGACGGCAACTGGGCCGGCGGCGACTGGAACATCGCCCACAATCCGGACGCCTGGGAGCTGATGTTCAACGAATTGCCGGACGACAATCTCGGGCTGGAATGGGAGCCCTGTCATCAGCTCGTCTATCTCATCGACCCGATGCCGCAGATCCGCAAATGGGCGCCGCGCATCTTCCATGTCCACGGCAAGGACGCCACCGTGCGCTGGGATGTCATCCGCGAGCACGGCGTGTTCGGCCGGCTGCCCTTCGTGCAGATGCGCACGCCGGGCTTCGGCGACAGCGACTGGACGCGGGTGATCAGCGAATTGCGGCTGGCCGGCTATCGCGGCGCCATCGACATCGAGGGCTGGCACGACCCGGTCTACCGCGGCGACCTCGAAATTACGGGGCAGGCGCGGGCGCTGGAGTATCTCAAGCAATGCCGGGGAGGTGCGAGCTACCTGCCAAACCCGACGTGA